A single region of the Vicia villosa cultivar HV-30 ecotype Madison, WI linkage group LG4, Vvil1.0, whole genome shotgun sequence genome encodes:
- the LOC131599535 gene encoding oxysterol-binding protein-related protein 4B-like isoform X1 — protein MQEIANSIVLTKPFTLKSDSDSEENYSAPNLLQRILSLLKNVRPGADLTRFQLPPLFNFPKSQLQCYGESIYSTSSDLLNKCNTGLTPIERLISVITCSISTTRPPIFGLAPYNPVLGETHHVSKGNLNVLVEHVAHHPAVSALHATDQKENIEMIWCHYPVAKFNGTSVEVRVHGKRKLKLLNHGETYEMNSPNLFIRVLPVPGIDWVGNVNIRCVETGLAAELCYISQSFFGFGGSRRVIKGKIIDSLKSKILYKVNGHWDSTVKLKDTNSGEERVIYDAKEVISRLQTPTVKDAESVWQTESALIWSKVSQAVLNKDWEKARELKKFVEEKQREELRERESKGETWVPKHFIMSQSKEGDWDCVPIQKLVPPSPIVTL, from the exons ATGCAGGAAATTGCAAATAGCATTGTGTTAACGAAGCCATTCACGTTAAAAAGCGATTCTGATTCAGAGGAAAATTACAGTGCTCCTAATCTTTTACAGCGTATATTAAGCCTTCTTAAGAATGTGCGGCCAGGAGCTGATCTCACACGTTTCCAG CTACCTCCATTATTCAATTTCCCAAAGTCACAGCTTCAATGCTATGGTGAATCAATATACTCCACATCTTCAGATTTACTAAACAAATGCAACACTGGCCTAACTCCAATTGAAAGACTCATATCTGTCATAACATGCAGCATATCAACCACGCGCCCTCCGATATTCGGCCTCGCTCCATACAATCCCGTCCTCGGCGAGACTCATCATGTTTCCAAGGGAAACCTCAATGTCCTAGTAGAACACGTTGCACACCATCCTGCTGTTTCGGCTCTCCATGCAACCGATCAGAaggaaaacatcgaaatgatatGGTGTCACTATCCTGTCGCGAAGTTTAATGGTACTTCGGTGGAGGTTCGCGTGCACGGGAAGAGGAAACTGAAGCTTCTTAATCATGGAGAGACGTATGAGATGAATTCTCCGAATTTGTTTATAAGGGTTCTTCCGGTTCCGGGAATTGATTGGGTTGGGAATGTGAATATCAGGTGTGTGGAAACAGGTCTTGCGGCGGAGTTGTGTTATATAAGTCAATCTTTCTTTGGATTTGGTGGAAGTAGAAGAGTCATAAAAGGGAAGATTATTGATTCATTGAAATCTAAGATTCTATATAAAGTTAATGGACATTGGGATAG TACTGTAAAATTAAAGGATACCAATAGCGGAGAAGAAAGAGTGATATATGATGCTAAAGAAGTCATTTCAAGACTTCAAACTCCCACCGTTAAGGATGCAGAG AGTGTGTGGCAAACTGAATCAGCTTTGATATGGAGTAAAGTGAGCCAAGCTGTCTTAAACAAAGACTGGGAAAAAGCAAGAGAATTAAAGAAATTTGTGGAAGAAAAACAAAGGGAGGAATTAAGAGAAAGAGAGTCCAAAGGAGAAACTTGGGTTCCTAAGCATTTCATTATGTCTCAAAGCAAAGAAGGGGACTGGGACTGTGTACCTATTCAAAAGTTGGTCCCACCCTCTCCTATTGTTACATTGTAA
- the LOC131599537 gene encoding uncharacterized protein LOC131599537, which translates to MGGCFSSRSPSASKKILLVHLSGYVEDFEQPISVNQVITTRNPPTHFVCTSLQLLSSCSKPLKGDTQLQPGNVYFMLPYSILQADVSPVDLASLVKRLTAKAKSNKYEGKKSLKGIPLSNQDGLSSIWSSPSMSPGRVAGAEQFGMAYGGRSTCRGRLWRPLLDTIREKSFNRSSESDLKENQ; encoded by the coding sequence ATGGGAGGGTGTTTTTCTTCAAGATCACCTTCAGCATCAAAGAAAATTCTTTTGGTTCATCTAAGTGGCTATGTAGAGGATTTCGAGCAACCGATTTCGGTTAACCAAGTAATCACTACTAGAAATCCACCAACTCATTTTGTTTGTACCTCTCTTCAACttctttcttcttgttctaaacCATTGAAAGGAGATACACAACTTCAACCAGGAAATGTGTATTTCATGTTGCCTTACTCAATTCTACAAGCTGATGTTTCGCCCGTGGACTTGGCTTCGCTCGTGAAAAGGCTCACCGCGAAGGCGAAGAGTAATAAGTATGAAGGTAAAAAGTCATTGAAAGGTATTCCTTTGTCAAACCAAGATGGTTTGAGTAGTATTTGGAGTTCACCATCAATGAGCCCCGGGAGAGTAGCGGGGGCTGAGCAATTCGGTATGGCATATGGAGGGCGGAGCACGTGTAGAGGGCGGTTATGGAGACCGCTGCTGGATACTATTAGAGAGAAGTCATTCAATAGGAGTAGTGAATCAGATttgaaagaaaatcaatga
- the LOC131599538 gene encoding glycosyltransferase BC10-like, with translation MNIPKFWGRTVGDMQIFSGSRYRVPTKKLMRIVVLVSFVIMFVVTCAYLYRLQNRTICNKFSTRKCKDIADWLPPVPVREYTDDEIAAQAVFRDILNTPVVMPTNPKIAFMFLTPGSLPFEKLWDNFFQGHEGKFSIYVHASKTKPVHVSRYFVNRDIRSGQVVWGKMSMIDAERRLLANALQDPHNQHFVLLSDSCVPLYRFDYIFEYLMYTNISFVDCFRDPGPVGNGRYSERMLPEVEVKDFRKGAQWFSMKRQHAIMVMADHLYYSIFQAHCEPGVDGKNCIADEHYLPTFFTIVDPGGIANWSVTHVDWSEQKWHPKSYLTQDITYNLLNSITSIDESVHITSDEKKEVLRWPCLWNGIQKPCYLFARKFTPETQDSLLKLLSNYSSS, from the exons ATGAATATACCGAAGTTTTGGGGTCGAACTGTGGGCGATATGCAGATCTTTTCCGGATCACGATACCGTGTTCCGACGAAGAAGCTGATGAGGATTGTTGTTCTGGTTTCATTTGTAATCATGTTTGTTGTAACTTGTGCTTATCTTTACCGGCTGCAAAACCGTACAATTTGTAACAAGTTCTCTACTAGAAAGTGCAAAGACATTGCTGATTGGCTTCCTCCTGTTCCTGTAAGGGAATACACTGATGATGAGATTGCAGCACAGGCTGTTTTTAGAGATATTTTGAATACACCAGTAGTTATGCCAACGAATCCGAAAATCGCTTTCATGTTTTTGACGCCGGGGTCTCTACCGTTTGAGAAATTGTGGGATAACTTCTTCCAA GGTCATGAAGGGAAGTTCTCCATTTATGTGCACGCGTCTAAGACTAAACCAGTTCACGTAAGTCGTTACTTTGTTAATCGGGATATACGCAGTGGCCAGGTGGTATGGGGTAAAATGTCGATGATTGATGCAGAGCGACGACTCCTGGCAAATGCGCTACAAGATCCTCATAACCAGCACTTTGTTTTACTTTCGGATAG CTGCGTGCCGCTgtatagatttgattacattttcGAGTATCTGATGTATACAAATATCAGCTTTGTAGACTG CTTTCGGGATCCCGGTCCAGTTGGCAATGGCAGATATTCAGAACGCATGTTACCTGAAGTCGAGGTTAAGGACTTCAGAAAGGGTGCTCAG TGGTTCTCTATGAAACGGCAACATGCTATTATGGTTATGGCGGATCACTTGTATTACTCGATATTTCAGGCTCACTGTGAG CCCGGTGTAGATGGGAAGAATTGCATTGCAGATGAGCATTACTTACCGACTTTCTTCACG ATTGTCGATCCTGGCGGAATTGCGAACTGGTCAGTAACTCATGTTGACTGGTCTGAACAAAAATGGCATCCAAAATCATACCTGACTCAGGATATTACTTACAATCTTTTGAATTCTATTACG TCCATTGACGAAAGTGTGCATATCACCAGTGACGAGAAG AAAGAAGTGCTAAGATGGCCTTGCTTATGGAATGGAATTCAGAAGCCATGTTACCTATTTGCTAGGAAATTCACACCGGAAACACAAGACAGTTTGTTGAAGCTTCTCTCCAATTATTCATCCTCTTGA
- the LOC131599536 gene encoding uncharacterized protein LOC131599536 — protein sequence MGGCFSSRSPSASKKIRLVHLSGYVEVFEQPISVNQVITTRNPPTHFVCTSLQLLSSCSKPLKGDTQLQPGNVYFMLPYSILQADVSPVDLASLAKRLTAKAKSSKCEGKKSLKGIPLSNQDGLSSIWSSPSMSPGRVTGAEQFGMAYGGRSTCRGRLWRPLLDTIREKSFNRSSESDLKENQ from the coding sequence ATGGGAGGGTGTTTTTCTTCAAGATCACCTTCAGCATCAAAGAAAATTCGTTTGGTTCATCTAAGTGGCTATGTAGAGGTTTTCGAGCAACCGATTTCAGTTAACCAAGTAATCACTACTAGAAATCCACCAACTCATTTTGTTTGTACCTCTCTTCAACTTCTTTCATCTTGTTCTAAACCATTGAAAGGAGATACACAGCTTCAACCAGGAAATGTGTATTTCATGTTGCCTTACTCAATTCTACAAGCTGATGTTTCGCCTGTGGACTTGGCTTCGCTTGCGAAAAGGCTCACCGCGAAGGCGAAGAGTAGTAAGTGTGAAGGTAAAAAGTCGTTGAAAGGTATTCCTTTGTCAAACCAAGATGGTTTGAGTAGTATTTGGAGTTCACCGTCGATGAGTCCCGGGAGAGTCACGGGGGCTGAGCAATTCGGTATGGCGTATGGAGGGCGGAGCACATGTAGAGGGCGGTTATGGAGACCGCTGTTGGATACTATTAGAGAGAAGTCGTTTAATAGGAGTAGTGAATCAGATttgaaagaaaatcaatga
- the LOC131599535 gene encoding oxysterol-binding protein-related protein 4B-like isoform X2 has protein sequence MEIANSIVLTKPFTLKSDSDSEENYSAPNLLQRILSLLKNVRPGADLTRFQLPPLFNFPKSQLQCYGESIYSTSSDLLNKCNTGLTPIERLISVITCSISTTRPPIFGLAPYNPVLGETHHVSKGNLNVLVEHVAHHPAVSALHATDQKENIEMIWCHYPVAKFNGTSVEVRVHGKRKLKLLNHGETYEMNSPNLFIRVLPVPGIDWVGNVNIRCVETGLAAELCYISQSFFGFGGSRRVIKGKIIDSLKSKILYKVNGHWDSTVKLKDTNSGEERVIYDAKEVISRLQTPTVKDAESVWQTESALIWSKVSQAVLNKDWEKARELKKFVEEKQREELRERESKGETWVPKHFIMSQSKEGDWDCVPIQKLVPPSPIVTL, from the exons ATG GAAATTGCAAATAGCATTGTGTTAACGAAGCCATTCACGTTAAAAAGCGATTCTGATTCAGAGGAAAATTACAGTGCTCCTAATCTTTTACAGCGTATATTAAGCCTTCTTAAGAATGTGCGGCCAGGAGCTGATCTCACACGTTTCCAG CTACCTCCATTATTCAATTTCCCAAAGTCACAGCTTCAATGCTATGGTGAATCAATATACTCCACATCTTCAGATTTACTAAACAAATGCAACACTGGCCTAACTCCAATTGAAAGACTCATATCTGTCATAACATGCAGCATATCAACCACGCGCCCTCCGATATTCGGCCTCGCTCCATACAATCCCGTCCTCGGCGAGACTCATCATGTTTCCAAGGGAAACCTCAATGTCCTAGTAGAACACGTTGCACACCATCCTGCTGTTTCGGCTCTCCATGCAACCGATCAGAaggaaaacatcgaaatgatatGGTGTCACTATCCTGTCGCGAAGTTTAATGGTACTTCGGTGGAGGTTCGCGTGCACGGGAAGAGGAAACTGAAGCTTCTTAATCATGGAGAGACGTATGAGATGAATTCTCCGAATTTGTTTATAAGGGTTCTTCCGGTTCCGGGAATTGATTGGGTTGGGAATGTGAATATCAGGTGTGTGGAAACAGGTCTTGCGGCGGAGTTGTGTTATATAAGTCAATCTTTCTTTGGATTTGGTGGAAGTAGAAGAGTCATAAAAGGGAAGATTATTGATTCATTGAAATCTAAGATTCTATATAAAGTTAATGGACATTGGGATAG TACTGTAAAATTAAAGGATACCAATAGCGGAGAAGAAAGAGTGATATATGATGCTAAAGAAGTCATTTCAAGACTTCAAACTCCCACCGTTAAGGATGCAGAG AGTGTGTGGCAAACTGAATCAGCTTTGATATGGAGTAAAGTGAGCCAAGCTGTCTTAAACAAAGACTGGGAAAAAGCAAGAGAATTAAAGAAATTTGTGGAAGAAAAACAAAGGGAGGAATTAAGAGAAAGAGAGTCCAAAGGAGAAACTTGGGTTCCTAAGCATTTCATTATGTCTCAAAGCAAAGAAGGGGACTGGGACTGTGTACCTATTCAAAAGTTGGTCCCACCCTCTCCTATTGTTACATTGTAA
- the LOC131595105 gene encoding pentatricopeptide repeat-containing protein At5g57250, mitochondrial-like yields the protein MLFPSSKPFSSSLQTSLKRGFTPTPNSINTFFHFLFNLRKFNLIINLFHQFTHNKLPITPKTQTFFTWALLNTHSFEQAERFMKKNPHTPSRAWDALIRRLCSTRQEEPERVLSVLKHCLVSRGVFISSSVFCCVIQKLCYMGHVGKAIEVLELMAEHRKEYPFDDFVCSSVISAFCRVGKPELSLWFFDNVVSWRPNLVTCTAIVNALCKMGRVDEVCEFVKKMEEDGLGLDVVLYSVWVCGYVEEKVLDEVFRKMREMVEKGIDHDFVSYTILIDGFSKLGDVEKSFTFLAKMIKEGIRPNKVTYTAIMSAYCKKGKVEEAFGVFNTMKDMGIELDEFVFVVLIDGFGRMGGFDRVFQLFDEMEKRGISPSVVTYNAVVKGLSKFGRTQEADEFSKNVTADVITYSTLLHGYTEEENILGILQTKKRLEEAGISMDVVMCNVLIRALFMMGAFEDVYALYKGMPEMDLVPNSVTYCTMIDGYCKVGRIDEALEVFDDFRNTSISSNECYNSIINGLCKKGMVEMAIEALLELNHKCLVLDTGTYRLLMKTIFKENDSKMVLDLVCRMEGLGPDIYDAICNDSIYLLCKRGLLTDANQLCVAMKKKGLPVTCKSYYSLLRRLLCVVGKKEQILPLLNCFLKEYGLVEPKVQKLLARYLCLKDVDVALQFLRKTVDNSSAITFPVSILKILIKEGRALDAYKLLIGIQDDLPIMYVDYAIVIHGLCKGGYLNKALDLCAFIEKKGMNLNIVVYNSIINGLCHEGCLIEAFRLFDSLEKLNLMTSEITYATLIYALCREGYLPDAEHVFTKMVSCGFQPKTQVYNSLLDAISKFGQLEKAYELLNDMEKKYVEFDNFTVSAVINCYCQKGDMEGGLEFYYKFKGKDILPDFLGFLYLIRGLCTKGRMEEARSVLREMLQFENVTKMINIVNNEVDTESISDFLATLCEQGSIQEAVAVLNEIARVYFPVQKSTYNQGSDKSQKNYESKCFGFKSSTSPPSSCKSGLDFDFYYSRIAALCTKGELQDANQLAKEMLSDMAEPMN from the coding sequence ATGTTGTTCCCCTCATCAAAACCCTTCTCATCTTCACTCCAAACCTCCCTCAAACGTGGATTCACTCCCACTCCAAATTCAATCAACACCTTCTTCCATTTCCTCTTCAATCTCCGCAAATTCAACCTAATCATCAACCTCTTCCATCAATTCACCCACAACAAACTCCCAATCACTCCAAAAACCCAAACTTTCTTCACATGGGCACTTCTCAACACTCACAGTTTCGAACAAGCCGAACGATTCATGAAGAAAAATCCACACACCCCATCTCGCGCGTGGGACGCGCTTATCCGTCGTCTATGCTCCACGCGCCAGGAAGAACCAGAAAGGGTTCTCTCAGTTCTGAAACATTGTTTGGTAAGCCGTGGTGTTTTTATCTCTTCCTCCGTTTTTTGTTGTGTAATTCAAAAACTTTGTTACATGGGTCATGTGGGTAAGGCTATTGAGGTTCTTGAATTGATGGCTGAGCATAGAAAGGAATACCCTTTTGATGATTTTGTTTGTAGTTCGGTGATTTCGGCTTTTTGTAGGGTTGGGAAACCGGAGCTTTCGCTGTGGTTTTTCGATAATGTTGTGTCGTGGCGGCCGAATTTGGTGACTTGTACTGCTATTGTGAATGCTCTTTGTAAGATGGGGAGGGTTGATGAGGTTTGTGAGTTCGTTAAGAAAATGGAGGAAGATGGGTTGGGTTTGGATGTTGTTTTGTATAGTGTTTGGGTTTGTGGGTATGTTGAAGAAAAGGTTTTGGATGAGGTTTTTAGGAAGATGAGAGAGATGGTGGAAAAGGGTATAGATCATGATTTTGTTAGTTATACTATACTCATTGATGGGTTTTCTAAGTTAGGTGATGTTGAAAAGTCTTTTACTTTTTTGGCTAAGATGATTAAAGAAGGGATTAGACCTAATAAGGTTACTTATACTGCAATAATGTCTGCGTATTGTAAGAAGGGTAAAGTAGAGGAAGCGTTTGGGGTTTTCAATACGATGAAAGATATGGGAATTGAGTTGGATGAATTCGTGTTTGTGGTTTTGATTGATGGATTTGGAAGGATGGGTGGTTTCGATCGGGTGTTTCAACTTTTTGATGAAATGGAGAAGAGAGGGATTAGTCCTAGTGTTGTTACGTATAATGCTGTTGTGAAGGGTTTGTCGAAGTTTGGGAGGACACAAGAGGCGGATGAGTTTTCGAAAAATGTGACTGCGGATGTGATTACGTACAGCACGTTGTTGCATGGGTATACAGAAGAAGAGAACATTTTGGGGATTTTGCAAACAAAGAAGCGGTTGGAAGAAGCTGGTATCTCCATGGATGTTGTAATGTGTAATGTATTGATTAGAGCATTGTTTATGATGGGGGCTTTTGAAGATGTTTATGCACTTTACAAAGGAATGCCGGAAATGGATTTGGTTCCGAATTCTGTTACTTATTGCACAATGATTGATGGGTATTGCAAGGTTGGTAGAATTGATGAGGCGCTTGAGGTATTTGATGACTTCAGAAACACATCGATATCTTCAAATGAATGCTACAATAGTATCATCAATGGCCTTTGCAAGAAGGGTATGGTAGAAATGGCCATTGAAGCATTGCTTGAACTCAATCACAAATGTCTCGTGTTGGATACAGGTACATATAGGTTGTTGATGAAGACAATTTTCAAAGAAAACGATTCAAAAATGGTTTTAGATTTAGTCTGCAGAATGGAAGGTTTAGGGCCAGATATATATGATGCAATATGTAATGATTCCATATATTTATTATGTAAAAGAGGATTGCTCACTGATGCGAATCAGTTGTGCGTTGCGATGAAAAAGAAAGGATTACCTGTCACATGCAAGTCTTATTATTCACTTTTGAGAAGGCTTCTTTGTGTTGTTGGGAAAAAGGAGCAAATTCTGCCCCTTCTGAATTGCTTTCTGAAAGAGTACGGTCTAGTCGAACCAAAGGTTCAAAAGTTACTCGCACGATACCTTTGTCTGAAAGATGTCGATGTCGCCCTTCAATTTCTTAGAAAAACAGTGGACAATTCTTCAGCAATCACCTTTCCTGTCTCCATTCTCAAGATTCTCATAAAGGAGGGTAGAGCTTTAGATGCATATAAGCTTCTCATCGGGATTCAAGATGATTTACCAATCATGTATGTTGATTATGCCATCGTGATCCATGGCTTATGCAAGGGAGGGTATCTCAATAAAGCGTTGGATCTTTGTGCCTTTATTGAAAAGAAAGGGATGAATTTGAACATAGTCGTATATAATTCAATAATAAACGGATTGTGCCATGAGGGTTGTCTTATTGAAGCGTTTCGGCTATTTGATTCTTTAGAGAAACTTAATTTGATGACCTCTGAAATAACTTACGCGACATTAATTTATGCGTTATGTAGAGAGGGATATTTGCCAGACGCAGAGCATGTTTTCACGAAAATGGTCAGTTGCGGGTTTCAACCAAAAACACAAGTTTACAATTCGTTACTCGATGCTATATCTAAGTTTGGACAATTAGAGAAGGCGTATGAGCTTCTTAACGATATGGAGAAAAAATATGTCGAGTTTGACAATTTTACAGTAAGCGCTGTAATAAATTGCTATTGTCAAAAGGGTGACATGGAAGGAGGTCTTGAATTCTATTATAAGTTCAAGGGAAAAGATATATTACCCGATTTTTTAGGGTTCTTGTATTTGATTAGAGGTCTGTGCACCAAGGGAAGGATGGAAGAAGCAAGGAGTGTCTTGAGAGAAATGCTCCAATTCGAGAATGTTACCAAGATGATTAATATTGTCAACAACGAGGTTGATACCGAGTCAATAAGTGATTTTCTCGCCACTTTGTGTGAGCAAGGAAGCATTCAAGAAGCTGTAGCAGTTCTCAATGAAATTGCACGCGTGTATTTTCCTGTCCAAAAGTCTACTTATAATCAAGGATCCGATAAATCACAGAAGAATTATGAATCAAAATGTTTTGGTTTTAAATCTTCGACCTCTCCACCTTCATCTTGCAAAAGTGGTTTAGATTTTGATTTCTATTATTCTCGAATTGCTGCACTTTGCACCAAAGGGGAGTTGCAGGATGCTAATCAATTAGCAAAGGAAATGCTTTCTGACATGGCAGAGCCTATGAACTGA